The following proteins are co-located in the Rhodococcus opacus B4 genome:
- the paaK gene encoding phenylacetate--CoA ligase PaaK — MTSIATPSQDIEFATRDRISTLQLERLQWSLLHAYTNVPHYRKAFDDAGVHPSDLKDLSDLAKFPFTAKADLRANYPFGMFAVPQEKVSRIHASSGTTGRPTVVGYTSGDLDNWADLVARSLRAGGVKPSDKVHVAYGYGLFTGGLGAHYGAERLGCTVIPMSGGMTDRQIQLIEDFEPDAIMVTPSYMLTIVDAMIKKGIDPAKTSLRTGVFGAEPWTEEMRCELEKQLNMDAVDIYGLSEVMGPGVAMECVETKDGLHIWEDHFYPEIIDPVTGAVLPDGEEGELVFTSLTKEAMPIIRYRTRDLTRLLPGTARSVRRMQKVTGRTDDMIILRGVNLFPTQIEELILTVSALAPQFQCILDRPGRMDELTVRVEARPDASATDHPRSAAELQKLVKNRIGVSVKVDVVAAGALERSIGKARRLIDNRSAL; from the coding sequence ATGACCAGTATCGCCACCCCCTCGCAGGACATCGAGTTCGCCACGCGCGACCGGATCTCGACGCTGCAACTCGAACGTCTGCAGTGGTCACTTCTCCACGCGTACACCAACGTTCCGCATTACCGGAAGGCGTTCGACGACGCCGGTGTGCACCCGAGTGACCTGAAGGACCTGTCGGATCTGGCGAAGTTCCCGTTCACCGCGAAGGCGGACCTGCGGGCCAACTACCCGTTCGGGATGTTCGCGGTGCCGCAGGAGAAGGTCTCACGCATCCACGCGTCTTCGGGCACGACGGGCCGGCCGACGGTGGTCGGGTACACCAGCGGCGACCTGGACAACTGGGCGGATCTGGTGGCCCGGAGCCTGCGTGCGGGTGGGGTGAAGCCGTCGGACAAGGTGCACGTCGCGTACGGGTACGGCCTGTTCACCGGGGGGCTCGGTGCGCATTACGGTGCGGAACGGCTGGGCTGCACGGTGATCCCGATGTCCGGGGGCATGACCGACCGGCAGATCCAGCTGATCGAGGACTTCGAGCCGGACGCGATCATGGTGACGCCGTCGTACATGCTCACGATCGTCGACGCGATGATCAAGAAGGGCATCGACCCGGCGAAGACGTCGCTGCGCACCGGTGTGTTCGGCGCGGAGCCGTGGACCGAGGAGATGCGGTGTGAGCTCGAGAAGCAGTTGAACATGGACGCCGTGGACATCTACGGACTGTCCGAGGTGATGGGCCCGGGTGTGGCGATGGAATGCGTCGAGACCAAGGACGGCCTGCACATCTGGGAGGACCACTTCTACCCGGAGATCATCGACCCGGTCACCGGTGCCGTGCTGCCCGACGGCGAGGAGGGCGAACTCGTCTTCACCTCGCTGACCAAGGAGGCCATGCCGATCATCCGGTACCGCACCCGCGACCTCACCCGGCTGTTGCCGGGCACGGCGCGGTCGGTGCGGCGGATGCAGAAGGTCACCGGACGCACCGACGACATGATCATCCTGCGCGGAGTGAATCTGTTCCCCACCCAGATCGAGGAACTGATCCTCACCGTCTCCGCATTGGCTCCGCAGTTCCAGTGCATCCTCGACCGCCCCGGTAGGATGGACGAACTGACCGTGCGAGTCGAAGCCCGCCCCGACGCGTCCGCCACCGATCATCCCCGTTCCGCCGCCGAACTCCAGAAGCTGGTCAAGAACCGCATCGGAGTGAGCGTGAAGGTGGATGTGGTGGCCGCCGGCGCACTGGAGCGTTCGATCGGCAAGGCACGGCGACTGATCGACAACCGCTCTGCTCTGTGA
- the paaE gene encoding 1,2-phenylacetyl-CoA epoxidase subunit PaaE yields MTTAVSPKPGAALRNRAFHTLTVADVESLCDDAVAVTFDVPAELADEFAFGPGQSLTLRRTIDGVEHRRSYSICAPAGSAPRVGVREVSDGLFSTWLVNQVRPGDRIEVQGPSGTFVADPAAGGRHVLIAAGSGITPMLSIAASVLANPDAEVVLLYGNRRTRSVMFAEEIADLKDMYGSRFDVIHVLSREPREVELFTGRLDADRLRAIFTSIVPLADIDHFWLCGPFGMVTDAETVLGELQIDKKRVHHELFFVDDVPPPMETHREPGVTGPSSEVTLVLDGRSTTATLPRDESILDAAEKYRSDLPFACKGGVCGTCRAKITCGDVDMRRNYALEDYEVDSGFVLTCQTFPVSDTVTVDFDA; encoded by the coding sequence ATGACCACAGCGGTCTCCCCGAAACCCGGTGCGGCGTTGCGCAACAGGGCGTTCCACACCCTCACCGTCGCCGACGTCGAATCCCTGTGCGACGACGCGGTCGCGGTCACGTTCGACGTTCCGGCCGAGCTCGCCGACGAGTTCGCGTTCGGCCCCGGACAGTCGCTCACGCTGCGGCGCACGATCGACGGCGTCGAACACCGGCGCTCGTACTCGATCTGCGCGCCGGCCGGATCCGCGCCGCGCGTCGGTGTGCGCGAGGTGTCCGACGGCCTGTTCTCCACCTGGCTGGTGAACCAGGTGCGCCCCGGCGACCGGATCGAGGTGCAGGGGCCGAGCGGAACGTTCGTCGCCGACCCCGCCGCCGGCGGCCGCCACGTACTGATCGCCGCCGGGTCCGGCATCACGCCGATGCTGTCGATCGCCGCATCGGTACTCGCCAACCCCGACGCCGAAGTCGTTCTGCTGTACGGCAACCGGCGAACCCGGTCGGTGATGTTCGCCGAGGAGATCGCCGACCTCAAGGACATGTACGGGTCGCGTTTCGACGTCATTCACGTCCTGTCCCGCGAGCCGCGGGAGGTCGAATTGTTCACCGGCCGCCTCGACGCCGACCGGTTGCGGGCCATTTTCACGTCCATCGTGCCGCTCGCCGACATCGACCACTTCTGGCTGTGCGGCCCGTTCGGGATGGTCACCGACGCCGAAACGGTGCTCGGTGAACTGCAGATCGACAAGAAGCGCGTGCACCACGAACTGTTCTTCGTCGACGACGTGCCGCCGCCGATGGAAACCCACCGCGAACCCGGCGTCACCGGGCCGAGCAGCGAGGTCACCCTCGTCCTGGACGGCCGCTCGACCACCGCGACGCTGCCGCGGGACGAGTCGATCCTCGACGCCGCCGAGAAGTACCGCTCGGATCTTCCGTTCGCCTGCAAGGGCGGCGTCTGCGGAACGTGCCGCGCCAAGATCACGTGCGGTGACGTGGACATGCGCCGCAACTACGCGCTCGAGGACTACGAGGTCGACTCCGGCTTCGTGCTGACCTGCCAGACCTTCCCGGTCAGCGACACCGTGACCGTCGATTTCGACGCCTGA
- the paaD gene encoding 1,2-phenylacetyl-CoA epoxidase subunit PaaD, whose protein sequence is MTMAVRSDARRLAESVLDPEMPMLTLADLGVLRDVEELADGSVVVTITPTYSGCPAMATMRDDIEHTLQDAGYGSVEVRTVLTPPWSTDWISENGLRKLKENGYSTPGPAPRRTSGPVPLTLTVKPRAVTCPVCHSANTRLDSEFGATLCKALYRCLDCLEPFDHVKEI, encoded by the coding sequence ATGACCATGGCAGTGCGCAGCGACGCCCGCCGCCTCGCCGAGTCCGTGCTGGACCCGGAGATGCCGATGCTCACGCTCGCGGACCTGGGGGTGCTGCGCGACGTCGAGGAACTCGCCGACGGATCGGTGGTCGTGACGATCACCCCCACCTACTCCGGGTGCCCCGCGATGGCCACGATGCGGGACGACATCGAGCACACCCTGCAGGACGCCGGATACGGCAGCGTCGAGGTCCGGACCGTCCTCACGCCGCCGTGGAGCACCGACTGGATCAGCGAGAACGGCCTCCGCAAGCTGAAGGAGAACGGCTACTCGACGCCGGGGCCCGCGCCGCGACGCACGTCCGGTCCCGTGCCGTTGACGCTGACCGTCAAGCCGCGGGCCGTCACCTGCCCGGTGTGCCATTCGGCGAACACCCGTCTCGACTCGGAATTCGGGGCGACCCTCTGCAAGGCGCTGTACCGGTGCCTCGACTGCCTCGAACCGTTCGATCACGTGAAGGAAATCTGA
- the paaC gene encoding 1,2-phenylacetyl-CoA epoxidase subunit PaaC → MTDHDNAYDGLVDEDSHGQWAFGTSFDDPLAGVDTTVPDDVDLAALAHYCLMLGDDALISSQRLAEWSTRAPELEEEVALANVGLDLLGQARLLLARAAAADASVVPFISETSPIPAEDSLAFFRDENQFRNTRLTELGNGDFAQTVTRLLVFATWRLALFDRLRTSRDPVLAAVAVKGVKELTYHRDYAARWVVTLGCGTAESKSRMETALAHVWPYVEELFTPTTEELALAGVGVGVDPRDLREEFDSVLEQVLKAAELTAPTGRTVGTVGGRAGRQGLHTETLGLLLAEMQSVARAHPEGVW, encoded by the coding sequence ATGACCGACCACGACAACGCCTACGACGGCCTCGTCGACGAAGACAGCCACGGCCAGTGGGCGTTCGGCACCAGCTTCGACGACCCCCTGGCCGGCGTCGACACCACCGTTCCGGACGACGTCGACCTCGCCGCCCTCGCGCACTACTGCCTGATGCTCGGCGACGACGCGCTGATCAGCTCGCAGCGTCTCGCCGAATGGAGCACCCGCGCACCGGAACTCGAGGAAGAGGTGGCGCTCGCCAACGTCGGACTCGACCTGCTCGGGCAGGCGCGGCTGCTGCTCGCCCGCGCCGCGGCCGCCGACGCGTCCGTCGTGCCGTTCATCTCGGAGACGAGCCCGATTCCCGCCGAGGACTCGCTCGCGTTCTTCCGCGACGAGAACCAGTTCCGCAACACCCGTCTCACCGAACTCGGCAACGGCGACTTCGCGCAGACCGTCACCAGGCTGCTGGTGTTCGCCACGTGGCGCCTCGCCCTGTTCGACCGCCTGCGCACCTCCCGTGACCCGGTGCTCGCGGCCGTCGCGGTGAAGGGCGTCAAGGAACTGACGTACCACCGCGACTACGCCGCCCGGTGGGTGGTGACCCTCGGGTGCGGAACCGCGGAGTCGAAGTCCCGGATGGAGACGGCGCTGGCGCACGTGTGGCCGTACGTGGAAGAACTCTTCACCCCGACCACCGAGGAACTCGCCCTCGCCGGCGTGGGCGTCGGCGTCGACCCGCGGGACCTCCGCGAGGAGTTCGATTCCGTGCTCGAGCAGGTGCTGAAGGCGGCGGAGCTCACCGCCCCCACGGGCCGGACCGTCGGCACCGTCGGTGGCCGCGCCGGACGTCAGGGGCTGCACACCGAGACACTCGGACTGCTGCTCGCCGAGATGCAGAGCGTGGCCCGGGCCCATCCGGAAGGAGTGTGGTGA
- the paaB gene encoding 1,2-phenylacetyl-CoA epoxidase subunit PaaB has translation MSTDDTAVRADWPLYEVFLRGKRGLNHVHVGSLHAADDEMAVRHARDVYTRRNEGVSIWVVRSSAIVASSPSEKDPYFAPSGDKVYRHPTFYEIPDNVPHM, from the coding sequence ATGAGCACGGACGACACCGCGGTGCGCGCGGACTGGCCCCTGTATGAGGTGTTCCTGCGGGGCAAGCGCGGACTCAACCACGTCCACGTCGGATCCCTGCACGCCGCCGACGACGAGATGGCCGTCCGGCACGCCCGGGACGTCTACACCCGCCGCAACGAGGGTGTGAGCATCTGGGTGGTGCGGTCCTCCGCGATCGTGGCGTCGAGCCCGTCGGAGAAGGACCCGTACTTCGCGCCCAGCGGCGACAAGGTGTACCGGCACCCCACGTTCTACGAGATCCCCGACAACGTTCCCCACATGTGA
- the paaA gene encoding 1,2-phenylacetyl-CoA epoxidase subunit PaaA: MTTSHASDELQTLFDDTIAADRRVEPRDWMPDGYRKTLIRQIAQHAHSEIIGMQPEGNWLTRAPSLRRKAILMAKVQDEAGHGLYLYSAAETLGADRADLTEKLIEGKQKYSSIFNYPTLTYADVGVIGWLVDGAAICNQVPLCRSSFGPYARAMIRVCKEESFHQRQGFELLMTMMRGSDAQREMVQESVNRWWWPALMMFGPPDDQSPNSEQSMKWRIKRHTNDELRQRFVDMSIPQAEVLGVTFPDPDLKWNAERGAHDFGEPDWSEFMQVIKGNGASSVERVANRRAAHENGAWVREAATAFARRESNKENAR, encoded by the coding sequence ATGACCACGTCACACGCTTCCGATGAGCTGCAAACGCTCTTCGATGACACCATTGCCGCCGACCGGAGGGTCGAGCCGAGGGACTGGATGCCCGACGGCTACCGCAAGACGCTGATCCGGCAGATCGCGCAGCACGCGCACTCGGAGATCATCGGCATGCAGCCGGAAGGCAACTGGCTCACCCGCGCGCCGTCGCTGCGTCGCAAGGCGATCCTCATGGCGAAGGTCCAGGACGAGGCCGGGCACGGCCTGTATCTGTACTCTGCCGCCGAGACGCTCGGCGCCGACCGCGCCGACCTCACCGAGAAGCTGATCGAGGGCAAGCAGAAGTACTCCTCGATCTTCAACTACCCGACGCTCACCTACGCCGACGTCGGCGTGATCGGCTGGCTCGTCGACGGCGCCGCGATCTGCAACCAGGTCCCGTTGTGCCGCAGCTCCTTCGGGCCGTACGCCCGGGCGATGATCCGGGTGTGCAAGGAGGAGTCGTTCCACCAGCGCCAGGGGTTCGAACTGCTGATGACGATGATGCGCGGCAGCGACGCCCAGCGCGAGATGGTGCAGGAGTCGGTAAACCGCTGGTGGTGGCCGGCGCTGATGATGTTCGGACCGCCGGACGACCAGTCGCCGAACTCCGAGCAGTCGATGAAGTGGCGGATCAAGCGGCACACCAACGACGAACTCCGTCAGCGGTTCGTGGACATGTCCATCCCGCAGGCCGAGGTCCTGGGCGTGACGTTCCCGGATCCGGACCTGAAGTGGAACGCCGAGCGCGGCGCTCACGACTTCGGCGAGCCCGACTGGAGCGAGTTCATGCAGGTGATCAAGGGCAACGGCGCGTCGAGCGTCGAGCGCGTCGCCAACCGGCGCGCGGCACACGAGAACGGGGCGTGGGTGCGGGAGGCCGCGACGGCCTTCGCCCGCCGCGAGAGCAACAAGGAGAACGCACGATGA